A window of Streptomyces gilvosporeus contains these coding sequences:
- a CDS encoding thiamine-binding protein translates to MSRRLGTGILLVSLLWALKLAYLRTRSPFFGPLFSPGTGIEALFMAAGAALPVVAQIRTRRRYQKADSMYTMIEGEWDEVMDVVKRATEAVAAKAPRVQLVLKADIWPDIQHPLDGKIAVLEQRIADTA, encoded by the coding sequence GTGTCTCGGCGGCTCGGCACCGGCATCCTCCTGGTGTCACTGTTGTGGGCCCTCAAACTCGCCTACCTGCGCACCCGCTCGCCGTTCTTCGGCCCGCTGTTCTCGCCCGGCACCGGCATCGAAGCCCTGTTCATGGCGGCCGGTGCCGCCCTTCCCGTCGTCGCCCAGATCCGCACACGACGGCGGTACCAAAAGGCCGACTCCATGTACACCATGATCGAAGGAGAATGGGACGAGGTCATGGACGTCGTCAAACGCGCCACCGAAGCCGTCGCCGCCAAAGCCCCCCGCGTCCAACTCGTCCTCAAAGCCGACATATGGCCGGACATTCAGCACCCGCTCGATGGCAAGATTGCAGTTCTCGAACAGCGCATCGCAGACACCGCCTGA